The DNA sequence AGCGAATGTGGTGCTGAATACGGCCTTCGGCTGGCCGACTATCGCCGTCGATACGCATATCTTTCGCGTCTGTAATCGCACCCGGTTTGCGCCGGGGAAAACGGTTGAACACGTCGAAGAGAAATTGCTGAAATCGGTGCCCACCGAGTTCAAGGTCGATTGCCATCACTGGCTTATTCTGCATGGCCGCTATACCTGCGTTGCTCGCAAACCGCGCTGTGGTGCCTGCCTGATTGAAGATTTGTGCGAATACAAAGAGAAAACAGAAATTTGATGTCAGCGTCGGTTTAATGTAAACCCCGGGTTCAGTTACACCTGCGGTCAGGACGGCATTCTCCGGCCTGACCGCATGAGCTGATTACTTAACAGGTAGCGTCACATCTTTAAACATCGCCTCAATCTCCTCATTTGAACGCAATGCAATCGCACTATCGACGACGTCACGGGTCAAGTGTGGCGCGAAACGGTGAATAAAATCATACATATAACTGCGCAAAAACGTGCTGCGACGAAAACCTATCTTGGTTGTGCTGTAACTGAACAGGTTGTCAGCGCTGATAGCGACCAAATCCGGGTCACTGGCCGGTTCCACCGCCATACTGGCAATCACGCCAACCCCTAACCCCAGCCGGACATACGTTTTAATGACGTCAGCATCGGTGGCGGTAAACACAATACGCGGCGTCAGCCCGGCACGGTTAAATGCCGTATCAAGCTCCGAACGACCGGTGAAACCAAAGGTGTAGGTCACAATCGGGTAAGCCGCTAACTCTTCAATCGTGATATGGCTTTTCCCGGCCAGTGGGTGATCCGGTTTCACCACCACCGCGCGATTCCAGTGGTAACACGGCAACATGATCAAATCTTCATACAAATGCAGCGCTTCCGTTGCGATAGCAAAATCGGCCGACCCTTTTGCAACCGCTTCTGCAATTTGCGTCGGCGAGCCTTGATGCATATGCAAAGAGACTCGCGGATAACGCTCAATAAACCCCCGAATGACTTCAGGCAACGCATAGCGTGCCTGGGTATGGGTGGTGGCGACATACAAAGACCCCTTATCCGGGTATGTATGCTCTCCGGCCACGGCTTTGATGGCATCTACCTTGGAAAGCACTTCTCTGGCAATACGAATAATTTCCTGTCCGGCGGGCGTGACCTGCGTCAGGTGTTTGCCACTGCGAGCAAATATTTGTATTCCCAGTTCATCTTCCAGCATCCGCACCTGTTTACTGATACCTGGCTGTGAGGTATATAGCCCTTCGGCGGTAGATGATACGTTCAGATTGTGATTAACAACTTCAACAATGTAACGAAGCTGTTGCAATTTCATAAGTTATCCCATTCCGTAAGATGTCATGCGCGCGGCATCGCTGTTGTTGACGTTATCGGCATCGACAAGAAGGCACTGGCTTAAAGCAATAACCCTGAACTCACGCCAAAAATGCCATTTAATCATAAAAAAATATTTTTTATAACCATAAGTACGATCGTTTTAGACCATAGCGATACTGAAAAACGGGTTTTTTATTTCCTTTCTCGTTATCGGCCAGATACCGACGATATTCATGGTTCAGCGATCAAAAAAGCCAGCCTTTGCAGGCTGGCTTCCAGTAATTTAACCGCGATCACACTAAAAAACTGCGGTTTCCATCAATTTAGGCAGAATTAGCGTTCGCTTTCTACCCATTTACCATCAACATAAAATGCAGACCAACCGGTCGCTTTCCCTTCTTTCTCTGAAGAGATGTACTGCTGTTTGGTTTTACGGCTAAAACGCACCAGCGTTTTATTGCCCGCCGGATCGCTTACCGGTGCCTGCGCCAGATAGCGCAATTTCTCAGGCAGACGATCCTGGAACCTCACCAGCTCTTCTACCAGTGGCGCACGGGTTTCGCGTGATTTCGGAAACGTATTGGCGGCCAAAAACACCCCCGCTGCACCATCACGCAACACAAAATAGGCCTCTGATTTTTCGCACGGCAGTTCCGGCAATGGCACCGGGTCTTCCTTCGGCGGCGCTACCTCGCCGTTGCGCAAAATCTTACGGGTGTTCCCACAGCTCTCAAGGGTACAAGCCATGTATTTACCGAAACGTCCCATTTTCAGGTGCATATCGGAGCCACATTTCTCACACTCTACCACCGGGCCATCATACCCTTTGAGACGGAACTCCCCCTGCTCGATTTCATAGCCATCACAGGAAGGGTTATTACCACAGACATGCAATTTACGCTGATTATCAATCAGGTAGCTGTCCATCGCCGTACCGCATTTGGTACAACGGCGGCGCGCGAGCAGCGCATTGGTTTCCGCCTCATCCCCTTCCAGCACATTGAGCACTTCCGCTTCCGGGATCAGGTTTATCGTGGTTTTACACCGTTCTTTCGGCGATAACGCATAGCCTGAGCAGCCAAGGAAAACCCCGGTGCTGGCCGTACGAATACCCATTTTGCGGCCGCAGGTTGGGCAATCGATACTGGTCAGTATCATCAGGTTCGGCTTCATGCCGCCCGCTTCAGGCTCCTGCCCCGCCGTCTCCAGCTGTTGGCTAAACTCGGCGAAGAATTCATCCAGCACCGCCTTCCACTCCGCCTGATTGTTCGCGACCAAATCCAGGCTGTTTTCCATGCGAGCGGTGAAATCATAATTCATCAGCTCGCGGAAATTCTCCTCAAGACGATCGGTAACAATTTCTCCCATTTTTTCAGCATAAAAGCGGCGATTCTCTACCCGGACATAACCCCTGTCCTGAATGGTAGAGATAATGGCGGCATAAGTAGAAGGGCGGCCAATGCCGCGTTTTTCCAGCTCTTTTACCAATGACGCTTCGCTATAGCGTGCCGGCGGTTTGGTGAAGTGTTGGCTGGGAGATAATTTCTCCATCCGCATCACCTGACCAATCTCAATGGCCGGCAAGGTGCGATCTTCATCGCTTTTACGCAGCGCAGGCATCACTCGCGTCCAGCCATCAAAACGCAAGGTGCGCCCTTTCGCGCGTAGCTGATAATCACCGGCACTCACGACCAGCGTGGTTGAGTCATACTGCGCTGGCGTCATCTGGCAGGCCACAAACTGACGCCAGATCAACTGGTAGAGTTTCTGTGCATCGGCTTCCATGTCTTTCAACGTCTCGGCCAGCACATTCACGTCTGAAGGGCGAATGGCTTCATGCGCTTCCTGAGAGTTCTCTTTACTGGTGTAAAGGTTCGCCGCCTCAGGCAAATAGCGTTTGCCAAATTCGTTCTGTATATAATCGCGCGCCATCGTAAGCGCATCCTGACTCAGGTTTGTTGAGTCAGTACGCATGTAGGTAATATGGCCCGCTTCATATAACCGTTGGGCCATCATCATGGTTTTCTTCACACCGAAGCCCAGACGGGTACTGGCCGCCTGCTGCAAAGTGGACGTAATAAATGGCGCGCCCGGCTTGCTGCTGGTGGGTTTATCTTCCCGCTCGGCGACCGCATAACTGGCCTGCGAAAGCAGGCTCACCGCAGCCTGCGTCTGCGCCTCATTGACCGGACGGAATGGCTTGCCGAGATAGTGGGTCACTTGCATCTGCAACGACACATCGCTTGCCAGTAGATCCGCATGCAGTTCCCAATACTCTTGCGGAACAAACGCTTTGACTTCGCGCTCGCGCTCAACCACCAGACGCACCGCAACAGACTGCACGCGCCCTGCGGACAAGCCACGCGCTATCTTTTTCCACAACAGCGGAGAAACCATATACCCTACAACGCGATCCATAAACCGGCGTGCCTGCTGCGCGTTAACCCGGTTAATATTCAGCTCGCCCGGGCGTTCGAACGCCTGACGAATCGCATTCTTGGTGATTTCGTTGAACACGACGCGGCTAAAACGCTTTTCATCACCACCGATAATTTCCCGCAGGTGCCAGGCAATGGCTTCCCCTTCGCGGTCAAGGTCGGTTGCGAGATAAACATGGTCGGCATTTTCCGCCAACGCTTTCAGCTCAGAAACGACTTTCTCTTTGCCCGGTAAAATCTCATAGTGCGCTTGCCAGTCATGATACGGGTCAACCCCCATGCGGTTTACCAGCGCCGTGCGCTCATCTTTTTTCACCGCTTTTTTGGGTTTTTCCCCTTTGGGCTTTTCCCCACTGGCATCACTTTTCTTGCTCACGGAAGCCGAACCACTGGTGGGCAAGTCACGCACATGCCCCACGCTGGATTTCACCACGTAGTCATTGCCAAGATACTTGTTAATCGTTTTGGCTTTAGCCGGGGACTCGACGATAACGAGAGCTTTACCCATAATATATTGTTACCTACTGAATTCTTTGAAAAAAGAAGAAATTTTCAGCCATTCGCGCTGATTGACCAGCCGCTGCTGCCTGAATCATCATGGTTGCCGGAAAATCGTTCTGTCTGTCGCGGCTCTCTGATGACTGGCACCGATTACCACGCTGCAACCTTATGATAAATCAAATTTATTTTTGCCTTACCAGATTGCGGATACCCCGCAACGGGCTCTGGCGCAAAGCAATGATTTCGCTTGACGATGCAAAATCCCACACTCTACCTGATAAATAACACCACGCAACCTAATTAGCATGTAAAACCGGTTTTCGCCAGCCTTCGCCGCTGCAACGCGTACCGATAACGGTACATAAAATCAGTAGGTTTGCGATATTTTCATCGTCAGCGTTACAATAGCGTGGACTGTTCAAAGGGCATTTGCAGGAGAAAATCAATGTCTGACCCCACCCATTCACAACATGATGCGGCATACGCCCACACAGAGAAAAAACCGATTACACGCCATACGTTGCTGCAAGAAGCCAATGCGTTAATCAAAGGCCATGAAGATTACCTCGCGGGCATGATGGCGGATGATGTTGTGCAAAAAAATGGCGTACTGGTATTTCGCGGCGAGTATTTCCTCGATAAAGATGGCCTGCCTACCGCAAAAACCACTGCCGTATTCAACATGTTTAAGCACCTCGCCCATGTGTTATCCGAGAAATATCACCTGATTGATTAGTCCCTGCCAGATAAAGATGGCATCGCATTATCGATGCGGCAGCGTAGCGCTTGTCATGATGCTGTTATGTTGCCCACAAAAAAGCCCGTCGCAACGGGCTTTTTCTTGTTTGGCATCGCTATCAATTCATCGATAGCGTCATGGCAACGGATGATGACCGCGCTGCCACCAACGTAACAGAACCCGCTCCATCGCATCACCCGCGCTGCCGGTTAACCTGTCCATCAGTCGTTTACGACGCGTATAGCGTACCGCCAGCACCTCATGCGTTTCCATTTCCGCAATCAATAAATCATCGCTGGTGCCTATCGCATCAACCAGGCCCTTATCTTTAGCCTGTAAACCAAACCAATGCTCTCCTGTCGCCACCGCGTCAATATCCAGGGCGGGCCGCATGTCACTGACAAACTGTTTAAACAGATGGTGGGTATCGTTCAGTTCCTCGCGGAATTTTTCACGCCCTTCTTCTGTATTCTCGCCAAACAATGTCAGCGTGCGCTTATATTGACCGGCAGTATGTAATTCAACATCAATCTCTTTGCTTTTCAGCAGGCGGTTAAAGTTCGGGATTTGGGCAACAACACCAATCGAGCCGACAATCGCAAAAGGCGCGCAAACAATACGATCTGCCACACAGGCCATCATGTAACCGCCGCTGGCGGCAACTTTATCGACGGCCACCGTCAGGCGAATACCACGCTGGCGAAAACGTTGAAGCTGCGAAGCGGCCAATCCATAACCATGAACCACACCGCCGGGGCTTTCCAGCCGTAACAGCACTTCATCTTCCGGGCGAGCAACGGCCAACACCGCAGAAACTTCTTCGCGCAGGGAGCTCACCTCACCGGCATCCATACTGCCATTAAAATCGAGCACATACAGACACGGCTTCACCGATTTCTCTTCCCCGCGCTTCGCGCGTTTTTTCTCCTGCTTCGCCGTCTCTTTTTCTTCTTTTTTCTGTTTTTTCTCCAGCAGGCTGCGCACCGTATCACTCATCGCGGCGGACTGTATCTCCTGCCGCATTTCACGGTATTGTTCGCCCAGATTAATCACCTGCAACTCGCCTTTGCGATGGCGTTTACGTTGCGTCATCCCGACAGTCAGCACCACCAGCGCGCCAATGGCAACGACAAGGGTGACAACTTTGGCCAGGAATAAACCATACTGAGAAAGTAATTCCACAAATACCGCCTTCATTGACTAATGTGAGATATAACGTTGATTCTTCAACAACGGCAAGGCGCTGTTAATTCACTAAGCTAACGTATGACGAACGCGATGGCGATGATCTTCATACAGAAATTGAACTTTCCGCTGTTTTTTCCCGCAGAGTCTATGAGAAAGCCGGGGCTTCTGATTGAAAATGCCTATTGTTTCAGGCATAAACCTTTCATGATGGCTTTTCCAGACGCCATGACAGAGACTTGCCTTACAGCCAGAGGATTCTATTTTGCACTATCAACCTAAAGATGACCTGCTACAGCATCGTATCATTCTGGTCACTGGGGTGGGTGATGGCATCGGACGCGAAGCTGCCCTGACCTATGCGCGACATGGCGCACAACTGGTTTTATTAGGCCGAACCGAAAGTAAATTGCATGACGTCGCGCAGTCCATCTTGCAAACCTGCGCCAGCCAAAGCCTGGTTATTCCTTGCGATATGCTCACCGCCCGTTACGAGGATTTTCTCCAGATAGCGCAGCATCTCGAACAGGCTCTGCCGCGTCTCGACGGCGTACTGCATAATGCCGGACTGCTCGGCGATGTATTGCCCATGGCCGAGCAATCGCCACAACACTGGCACGATGTCATGCAGGTGAATGTCAATGCCACATTTATGCTGACGCAGGTTTTATTGCCGTTATTACTCAAATCAACCAGCGCCTCGCTGGTGTTCACCAGCTCCAGCGTCGGTCGTCAGGGCCGCGCCAACTGGGGCGCTTACTCAGTATCGAAATTCGCAACCGAAGGCATGATGCAAGTGCTGGCCGAAGAGTATCGCCAGCACAATTTACGGGTTAACTGCATTAATCCCGGTGGCACGCGTACTGCCATGCGCGCCGCTGCGTTTCCCGATGAAGACCCGGCAAAACTCAAAACACCGTCAGACATCATGCCGCTTTATCTCTATTTAATGGGCGACGACAGCCGTCGCAAAACAGGCATGAGTTTTGATGCCCAACCGGGGCGTAAACCCGGCCCGGCGGTATAACCCGCGAGAGTCAAAACACGCATCAGGGAGACCAAAAAATGAGTGATGAGCGTCATCAACAGCGCCAGCAGCGCCTGAAAGAACACGTGGATGCCCGCATTGCCGCCGCGACTGAACAACGGGGTATCCTGATGGTGTTCACCGGTAACGGGAAAGGCAAAACCACTGCGGCGTTCGGCACCGTTACCCGAGCCGTCGGCCATGGGCGACGCGCCGGGGTTATTCAGTTTATCAAAGGCGAGTGGCCGAACGGCGAGAAGGCGCTGCTGCAACAACACGGCGTCGAATTTCAGGTCATGGCGACAGGTTTTACCTGGGATACGCAAAACCGCCAGACTGACACCGAAGCCGCAGAGCGCGTCTGGCAACACGGAATACGCATGCTGGCCGACCCAACGCTGGATCTCGTCGTGCTTGATGAACTGACGTATATGATAAGTTACGACTATTTACCGCGTCAGGCCGTTATTGATGCATTACAACAACGTCCGGCGCACCAAAGCGTGATTATTACTGGCCGGGGATGCCATCGTGAGTTACTTGAGCTTGCCGATACGGTGACGGAAATGCGGGCACAAAAACATGCCTTTGACGCCGGGATTCAGGCACAGCAGGGAATCGACTGGTAACATCGACAAAAGCCCCCGCATCTGCGAGGGCTTTTTTATATTCATCGTTTTCTGCATGCATCGGTAAAAAGCCGCTATCAGCAGGAACAGAAAGAATGCGCCAATTAGCCGTTACGTTTAGGAGCACTACGGCGACTGGCCGGACGATGGGACGCGCCCACCTGACTGTGGCGCTTAACCGCCCGACGAATCTGGTTCGCTTTAACGCGACGACGCTCACGTTCAACCGGTAATTTACTCACGGTTTCCGGTGATAACTGCACCAGTTCGCGCAAATAATTGACATCCGTCAGATTCATTTCCATCCAGCCGCCACGCGGCAAACCTTTCGGCAGATGAATATCACCATAACGAACCCGAATAAGGCGGCTAACCTGCACGCTCTACAGCTTCCCACAGGCGGCGTACTTCGCGATTGCGGCCTTCGGTAAGCGTAACGTTATACCACTGGTTAAGCCCCTCACCGCCCTGATAGCGAATGGAGCGGAAAGCCGCAGGGCCATCCTCCAGTTGCACGCCTTTACTGAGCTGGCGGACTTTATCGTCACCGACCTCGCCAAATACGCGCACCGCGTACTCACGCTCAACTTCGCGACTGGGGTGCATCAGGCGATTAGCCAGTTCACCATCCGTCGTAAACAGCAGCAAACCGGACGTGTTCACATCCAGTCGCCCAACGGCCACCCAACGCGACCCCTGAATACGCGGCAACCGGTCAAAAACCGTGGGTCGCCCTTCCGGGTCACTACGAGTACAGAGCTCACCTTCAGGTTTGTAATACATTAATACGCGGCAGACGTTCTCTTCACTTTCACGCACGGACACCACATGGCCA is a window from the Dickeya lacustris genome containing:
- the cysB gene encoding HTH-type transcriptional regulator CysB, with the protein product MKLQQLRYIVEVVNHNLNVSSTAEGLYTSQPGISKQVRMLEDELGIQIFARSGKHLTQVTPAGQEIIRIAREVLSKVDAIKAVAGEHTYPDKGSLYVATTHTQARYALPEVIRGFIERYPRVSLHMHQGSPTQIAEAVAKGSADFAIATEALHLYEDLIMLPCYHWNRAVVVKPDHPLAGKSHITIEELAAYPIVTYTFGFTGRSELDTAFNRAGLTPRIVFTATDADVIKTYVRLGLGVGVIASMAVEPASDPDLVAISADNLFSYSTTKIGFRRSTFLRSYMYDFIHRFAPHLTRDVVDSAIALRSNEEIEAMFKDVTLPVK
- the topA gene encoding type I DNA topoisomerase, which gives rise to MGKALVIVESPAKAKTINKYLGNDYVVKSSVGHVRDLPTSGSASVSKKSDASGEKPKGEKPKKAVKKDERTALVNRMGVDPYHDWQAHYEILPGKEKVVSELKALAENADHVYLATDLDREGEAIAWHLREIIGGDEKRFSRVVFNEITKNAIRQAFERPGELNINRVNAQQARRFMDRVVGYMVSPLLWKKIARGLSAGRVQSVAVRLVVEREREVKAFVPQEYWELHADLLASDVSLQMQVTHYLGKPFRPVNEAQTQAAVSLLSQASYAVAEREDKPTSSKPGAPFITSTLQQAASTRLGFGVKKTMMMAQRLYEAGHITYMRTDSTNLSQDALTMARDYIQNEFGKRYLPEAANLYTSKENSQEAHEAIRPSDVNVLAETLKDMEADAQKLYQLIWRQFVACQMTPAQYDSTTLVVSAGDYQLRAKGRTLRFDGWTRVMPALRKSDEDRTLPAIEIGQVMRMEKLSPSQHFTKPPARYSEASLVKELEKRGIGRPSTYAAIISTIQDRGYVRVENRRFYAEKMGEIVTDRLEENFRELMNYDFTARMENSLDLVANNQAEWKAVLDEFFAEFSQQLETAGQEPEAGGMKPNLMILTSIDCPTCGRKMGIRTASTGVFLGCSGYALSPKERCKTTINLIPEAEVLNVLEGDEAETNALLARRRCTKCGTAMDSYLIDNQRKLHVCGNNPSCDGYEIEQGEFRLKGYDGPVVECEKCGSDMHLKMGRFGKYMACTLESCGNTRKILRNGEVAPPKEDPVPLPELPCEKSEAYFVLRDGAAGVFLAANTFPKSRETRAPLVEELVRFQDRLPEKLRYLAQAPVSDPAGNKTLVRFSRKTKQQYISSEKEGKATGWSAFYVDGKWVESER
- a CDS encoding YciN family protein — protein: MSDPTHSQHDAAYAHTEKKPITRHTLLQEANALIKGHEDYLAGMMADDVVQKNGVLVFRGEYFLDKDGLPTAKTTAVFNMFKHLAHVLSEKYHLID
- the sohB gene encoding protease SohB: MELLSQYGLFLAKVVTLVVAIGALVVLTVGMTQRKRHRKGELQVINLGEQYREMRQEIQSAAMSDTVRSLLEKKQKKEEKETAKQEKKRAKRGEEKSVKPCLYVLDFNGSMDAGEVSSLREEVSAVLAVARPEDEVLLRLESPGGVVHGYGLAASQLQRFRQRGIRLTVAVDKVAASGGYMMACVADRIVCAPFAIVGSIGVVAQIPNFNRLLKSKEIDVELHTAGQYKRTLTLFGENTEEGREKFREELNDTHHLFKQFVSDMRPALDIDAVATGEHWFGLQAKDKGLVDAIGTSDDLLIAEMETHEVLAVRYTRRKRLMDRLTGSAGDAMERVLLRWWQRGHHPLP
- a CDS encoding YciK family oxidoreductase encodes the protein MHYQPKDDLLQHRIILVTGVGDGIGREAALTYARHGAQLVLLGRTESKLHDVAQSILQTCASQSLVIPCDMLTARYEDFLQIAQHLEQALPRLDGVLHNAGLLGDVLPMAEQSPQHWHDVMQVNVNATFMLTQVLLPLLLKSTSASLVFTSSSVGRQGRANWGAYSVSKFATEGMMQVLAEEYRQHNLRVNCINPGGTRTAMRAAAFPDEDPAKLKTPSDIMPLYLYLMGDDSRRKTGMSFDAQPGRKPGPAV
- the cobO gene encoding cob(I)yrinic acid a,c-diamide adenosyltransferase; this translates as MSDERHQQRQQRLKEHVDARIAAATEQRGILMVFTGNGKGKTTAAFGTVTRAVGHGRRAGVIQFIKGEWPNGEKALLQQHGVEFQVMATGFTWDTQNRQTDTEAAERVWQHGIRMLADPTLDLVVLDELTYMISYDYLPRQAVIDALQQRPAHQSVIITGRGCHRELLELADTVTEMRAQKHAFDAGIQAQQGIDW